One genomic window of Mycolicibacterium neoaurum includes the following:
- a CDS encoding lipoprotein LpqH, producing MTKNRVLAAGIGVLAATTILVGCSDDKGSEPAASSSAGNSTAQVATGGDTEVKVEGQDLAGLDLKSVTCVKAGGKINVASGAVGGQQGLGVVMTDEATPKVESVGLVVDGNALAVAAMGGASTGSAEVKVDGSTYTITGEATGADLKNPMAGMITKKFEIKVSCN from the coding sequence ATGACGAAGAATCGCGTTCTGGCCGCCGGCATCGGAGTGCTCGCCGCAACGACCATCCTGGTCGGCTGCTCCGATGACAAGGGCAGTGAGCCGGCCGCGTCGTCGAGCGCGGGCAACAGCACCGCGCAGGTCGCCACCGGCGGTGACACCGAGGTCAAGGTGGAGGGTCAAGATCTGGCCGGGTTGGACCTGAAGTCGGTGACCTGTGTGAAGGCGGGCGGGAAGATCAACGTCGCCAGCGGCGCCGTGGGTGGGCAGCAGGGCCTCGGTGTGGTGATGACCGACGAGGCCACCCCCAAGGTCGAGTCGGTGGGCCTGGTGGTCGACGGTAACGCGCTTGCCGTTGCCGCCATGGGCGGTGCGAGCACCGGCTCGGCCGAGGTCAAGGTCGACGGCAGCACGTACACCATCACGGGTGAGGCCACCGGCGCGGACCTCAAGAATCCGATGGCCGGCATGATCACCAAGAAGTTCGAGATCAAGGTCAGCTGCAACTGA
- a CDS encoding winged helix DNA-binding domain-containing protein — protein MRTFTVAERRARLGRRHFLACPGASVDEVTAALVGLHATDPTTPYLSLWARVPGFERDDLSTALYDDRRLVRQVAMRRTLWMVPTGRLPDVQVASSNRVADTETRKLIADVEKAGVAADGSAWLDRARSAVLHHLDDNGPTGAADLRLALPELAGTWDPAPGKPWGGTTPLAPRVLTVLDVRGDIMRGRNQGGWTSSRPLWSSTTDWLGAVPAAEPDAAAADMVRNWLRAFGPAAVADITWWFGQTLGWARRALVDIGAVGVDLHGSPGVALPDDLEIEPEPEPWVALLPGLDVTTMGWTGRDWYLHDLGAQVFDTRGNAGPTAWVDGRVVGGWRQNQDATVEIRVIADVGRDARKALQHKADQLTAWLDGTRIKPRFPSPLTKA, from the coding sequence GTGCGGACTTTCACCGTCGCCGAGCGGCGCGCCCGACTGGGGCGACGACACTTCCTCGCCTGTCCCGGCGCATCGGTGGACGAGGTGACGGCTGCGTTGGTGGGCCTTCATGCCACCGACCCGACAACGCCATATCTGTCGTTGTGGGCCCGGGTGCCGGGATTCGAACGCGACGACCTGAGCACCGCGCTCTACGACGATCGGCGGCTGGTGCGGCAGGTGGCGATGCGGCGGACGCTGTGGATGGTGCCGACCGGCCGGTTGCCGGACGTGCAGGTGGCCTCCAGTAACCGGGTCGCCGACACCGAGACCCGCAAGCTGATCGCCGATGTGGAGAAGGCCGGGGTCGCCGCGGACGGATCGGCGTGGCTCGACAGGGCCCGCTCCGCCGTGCTCCACCACCTCGACGACAACGGTCCCACGGGCGCGGCCGACCTGCGGCTGGCGCTGCCCGAGCTGGCCGGGACCTGGGATCCGGCACCCGGAAAGCCTTGGGGCGGTACGACTCCCCTGGCCCCGCGAGTGTTGACCGTACTCGATGTGCGCGGCGACATCATGCGTGGACGTAACCAGGGCGGCTGGACATCCTCCCGTCCCTTGTGGTCCTCCACCACCGACTGGCTCGGTGCCGTACCGGCGGCCGAGCCGGATGCCGCGGCCGCCGATATGGTGCGAAACTGGTTGCGCGCCTTCGGCCCTGCCGCGGTAGCGGATATCACGTGGTGGTTCGGACAGACCCTCGGCTGGGCGCGCCGGGCACTTGTCGATATCGGCGCGGTGGGGGTGGACCTGCACGGCTCGCCGGGTGTGGCGTTGCCCGACGATCTGGAGATCGAACCGGAGCCGGAGCCTTGGGTGGCATTGCTACCGGGCCTGGACGTCACGACGATGGGATGGACCGGACGGGACTGGTATCTGCACGACCTGGGTGCGCAGGTTTTCGACACACGCGGCAATGCCGGCCCGACGGCATGGGTCGATGGACGGGTGGTCGGCGGTTGGCGTCAGAACCAGGACGCCACGGTGGAGATCCGGGTCATCGCCGACGTCGGCCGCGATGCTCGGAAGGCGTTGCAACACAAAGCTGATCAGCTGACAGCGTGGCTCGACGGGACACGGATCAAACCGCGCTTCCCCTCACCGCTGACGAAGGCCTGA
- the uvrA gene encoding excinuclease ABC subunit UvrA → MSDRLIVKGAREHNLRGVDLDLPRDALIVFTGLSGSGKSSLAFDTIFAEGQRRYVESLSAYARQFLGQMDKPDVDFIEGLSPAVSIDQKSTNRNPRSTVGTITEVYDYLRLLYARAGTPHCPVCGERIARQTPQQIVDQVLAMEDGTKFQVLAPVVRTRKGEFVDLFDKLNSQGYSRVRVDGVVYPLAEPPKLKKQEKHDIEVVVDRLTVKASSKQRLTDSVETALGLADGIVVLDFVDREEDHPHREQRFSEKLACPNGHPLAVDDLEPRSFSFNSPYGACPECTGLGIKKEVDPDLVVPDPDLTLAEGAVAPWSMGHTSEYFTRMMSGLGEELGFDVNTPWKKLPAKARKAILEGSDHQVHVRYKNRYGRTRSYYADFEGVLAFLQRRMEQTDSEQMKERYEGFMRDIPCPECQGTRLKPEILAVSLSAGAHGAKSIAEVAELSIADCAEFLNALTLGTREAAIAGQVLKEIQSRLGFLLDVGLEYLSLSRAAATLSGGEAQRIRLATQIGSGLVGVLYVLDEPSIGLHQRDNRKLIDTLVRLRNLGNTLIVVEHDLDTIAHADWVVDIGPAAGEHGGRIVHSGSYKDLLRNPESLTGAYLSGKESIEVPAIRRPVDRKRQLTVVGAREHNLKEVDVAFPLGVLTSVTGVSGSGKSTLVNDILATVLANKLNGARQVPGRHTRINGIDQLDKLVRVDQSPIGRTPRSNPATYTGVFDKIRTLFAATTEAKVRGYQPGRFSFNVKGGRCEACSGDGTLKIEMNFLPDVYVPCEVCHGARYNRETLEVHYKGKTISEVLDMPIEEATEFFEPISSIHRYLKTLVDVGLGYVRLGQPAPTLSGGEAQRVKLAAELQKRSTGRTVYILDEPTTGLHFEDIRKLLKVINGLVDKGNTVIVIEHNLDVVKTSDWIIDMGPEGGAGGGTVVAQGTPEDVAATPESYTGQFLVEMLDPAPAAETPAPKTRRRRSKVSA, encoded by the coding sequence TTGTCTGACCGTCTGATCGTCAAGGGCGCGCGCGAGCACAACCTGCGCGGAGTCGATCTTGATCTACCCCGCGACGCCCTGATCGTGTTCACCGGCCTGTCAGGTTCGGGGAAGTCCTCGCTGGCCTTCGACACCATCTTCGCCGAGGGGCAGCGCCGCTATGTCGAGTCGTTGTCGGCCTATGCCCGCCAGTTCCTCGGTCAGATGGACAAGCCCGATGTCGACTTCATCGAGGGCCTGTCGCCGGCGGTCTCCATCGACCAGAAGTCGACCAACCGCAACCCGCGGTCCACCGTCGGCACCATCACCGAGGTCTACGACTACCTGCGCCTGCTCTACGCCAGGGCCGGGACGCCGCACTGCCCGGTCTGCGGCGAGCGCATCGCCCGACAGACCCCGCAGCAGATCGTCGACCAGGTGCTCGCGATGGAGGACGGCACCAAGTTCCAGGTTCTCGCACCGGTGGTGCGCACCCGCAAGGGTGAGTTCGTCGACCTGTTCGACAAGCTCAACAGCCAGGGTTACAGCCGGGTCCGTGTCGACGGCGTCGTCTATCCGCTGGCCGAGCCGCCCAAGCTCAAGAAACAGGAGAAGCACGATATCGAGGTGGTCGTCGACCGCCTGACCGTGAAGGCATCGTCGAAGCAGCGGCTCACGGACTCGGTGGAGACGGCGCTGGGCCTGGCCGACGGCATCGTGGTGCTCGACTTCGTCGACCGCGAGGAGGATCACCCGCATCGCGAGCAGCGGTTCTCCGAGAAGCTCGCCTGCCCGAACGGCCACCCGTTGGCCGTCGACGACCTCGAACCGCGGTCGTTCTCGTTCAACTCCCCGTACGGCGCCTGCCCGGAGTGCACCGGTCTGGGCATCAAGAAGGAAGTCGATCCCGATCTCGTCGTGCCCGATCCGGATCTGACGCTCGCCGAGGGTGCCGTCGCGCCGTGGTCGATGGGGCACACCTCCGAGTACTTCACCCGGATGATGTCGGGCCTCGGTGAGGAGCTGGGATTCGACGTCAACACCCCGTGGAAGAAGCTGCCCGCCAAGGCGCGCAAGGCCATCCTCGAGGGCTCCGACCATCAGGTGCACGTCCGGTACAAGAACCGGTACGGACGAACCAGGTCGTACTACGCCGATTTCGAAGGTGTACTGGCGTTTCTGCAGCGCCGGATGGAGCAGACCGACTCCGAGCAGATGAAGGAGCGCTATGAGGGCTTCATGCGCGATATCCCCTGCCCGGAATGTCAAGGGACCCGGCTCAAGCCGGAGATCCTTGCGGTGTCGTTGTCGGCTGGGGCGCACGGTGCCAAGTCGATCGCGGAGGTCGCCGAGCTCTCCATCGCTGACTGTGCCGAGTTCCTCAATGCACTGACCCTCGGTACCCGTGAGGCCGCGATCGCCGGGCAGGTGCTCAAGGAGATCCAGTCCCGGCTCGGCTTCCTGCTCGACGTCGGCCTGGAATACCTGTCCCTTTCCCGTGCGGCGGCCACGCTGTCCGGCGGTGAGGCCCAACGTATCCGGCTGGCCACCCAGATCGGCTCGGGTCTGGTTGGCGTGCTCTACGTGCTCGACGAGCCGTCCATCGGCCTGCACCAGCGTGACAACCGCAAGCTGATAGACACCCTGGTCCGGCTCCGGAATCTGGGTAACACGCTGATCGTCGTCGAGCATGACCTCGACACCATCGCGCACGCCGACTGGGTAGTCGATATCGGCCCGGCGGCGGGCGAGCACGGCGGCCGGATCGTGCACAGCGGTTCCTACAAGGATCTGCTGCGCAATCCCGAATCACTCACCGGCGCCTACCTTTCCGGCAAGGAGAGCATCGAAGTGCCGGCCATCCGGCGGCCCGTGGATCGCAAGCGCCAACTCACCGTGGTCGGTGCCCGCGAACACAACCTCAAAGAGGTTGACGTCGCATTCCCGCTCGGGGTGCTCACCTCGGTCACCGGGGTCTCCGGTTCGGGTAAGTCGACGCTGGTCAACGACATCCTGGCCACCGTGCTTGCCAACAAGCTCAACGGGGCCCGGCAGGTGCCCGGCCGGCACACCCGGATCAACGGTATCGATCAGCTCGACAAGCTGGTGCGCGTCGATCAGTCGCCGATCGGGCGGACGCCCCGGTCCAACCCGGCCACCTACACCGGGGTGTTCGACAAGATCCGTACGCTTTTCGCCGCCACCACCGAGGCGAAGGTCCGCGGCTACCAGCCGGGCCGGTTCTCGTTCAACGTCAAGGGCGGCCGGTGTGAGGCGTGTTCGGGTGACGGCACGTTGAAGATCGAGATGAACTTCCTGCCCGATGTCTACGTGCCCTGCGAGGTGTGCCACGGCGCGCGGTACAACCGCGAGACCCTCGAGGTGCACTACAAGGGCAAGACCATCTCCGAGGTGCTCGACATGCCCATCGAGGAGGCCACCGAGTTCTTCGAACCGATCTCCTCGATCCACCGTTATCTCAAGACACTCGTTGATGTCGGACTCGGTTACGTCCGGCTGGGCCAGCCCGCCCCGACGCTGTCCGGCGGGGAGGCCCAACGGGTGAAGTTGGCCGCCGAGCTGCAGAAGCGTTCGACCGGCCGTACGGTGTACATCCTCGACGAGCCGACCACCGGCCTGCACTTCGAGGACATCCGAAAGTTGCTCAAGGTGATCAACGGTCTTGTGGACAAGGGCAATACGGTCATCGTGATCGAGCACAACCTCGATGTCGTCAAGACCTCGGACTGGATCATCGACATGGGACCCGAAGGCGGTGCCGGCGGCGGAACCGTCGTTGCCCAGGGGACTCCGGAAGATGTCGCGGCCACGCCCGAGAGCTACACCGGTCAGTTCCTGGTGGAGATGCTCGATCCGGCACCTGCCGCGGAGACGCCTGCGCCCAAGACCCGACGGCGCCGCAGCAAGGTCAGCGCCTGA
- a CDS encoding MBL fold metallo-hydrolase — protein MTSPQIPLSESYTGHVDSGTAARRTLPAATIIKASVGPMDNNAYLVTCSSTGKTLLIDAANDGDALLTLIAEQAPDVALIVTTHQHYDHWQALERVAKATAAPTAAHALDAEPLPVTPDRILADGDTVTVGKLTFIVIHLQGHTEGSVALALTGADGETTHLFTGDCLFPGGVGKTWKDGDFDRLLGDVSDKLFAVYPDSTVVYPGHGDDTTLGAERPHLAEWKERGW, from the coding sequence GTGACCAGCCCTCAGATCCCGCTCAGCGAGTCCTACACCGGCCACGTCGACAGTGGCACCGCCGCTCGGCGCACCCTGCCCGCGGCGACGATCATCAAGGCCTCCGTCGGCCCCATGGACAACAACGCCTACCTGGTGACCTGTTCCTCGACGGGCAAGACACTGCTCATCGACGCCGCGAACGACGGCGATGCTCTGCTCACACTGATCGCCGAGCAGGCCCCGGACGTCGCCCTGATCGTGACCACCCACCAGCACTACGACCATTGGCAGGCCCTGGAGCGGGTGGCGAAGGCCACCGCGGCGCCGACCGCGGCACATGCGCTGGATGCCGAACCATTACCGGTCACCCCCGACCGCATCCTTGCCGACGGCGACACCGTGACCGTCGGAAAGCTCACCTTCATCGTGATCCACCTCCAGGGCCATACCGAGGGCTCGGTTGCCCTCGCCTTGACGGGCGCCGACGGCGAAACGACCCACCTGTTCACCGGGGACTGCCTGTTCCCCGGCGGGGTCGGCAAGACCTGGAAGGACGGTGACTTCGACCGGTTGCTCGGCGACGTATCCGACAAGTTGTTCGCCGTGTACCCGGATTCGACCGTGGTCTACCCCGGACACGGTGACGACACCACCCTCGGTGCCGAACGCCCCCACCTGGCGGAGTGGAAGGAGCGCGGCTGGTGA
- a CDS encoding DUF427 domain-containing protein — MKPVPEKPGPGQESVWNYPRPPRLEEFRGSITVELGGTEIATTERGWRVLETSHPPTYYLPAEAFRPGALRAANGSSWCEWKGQASYFDLVSGDSVSERAAWTYPRPTRGFEPIAGAIAVMAAAVDRCTVNGETVLPQPGGFYGGWITSWVRGPFKGIPGSMGW; from the coding sequence GTGAAACCGGTTCCTGAGAAGCCCGGCCCGGGTCAGGAGTCGGTGTGGAATTACCCCCGCCCGCCGCGGCTCGAGGAGTTCCGGGGCTCGATCACCGTCGAGCTCGGCGGGACCGAGATCGCCACGACCGAGCGCGGTTGGCGCGTGCTGGAAACCAGTCATCCGCCGACGTATTACCTGCCGGCAGAGGCGTTTCGGCCCGGTGCCCTGCGCGCGGCCAACGGCTCGTCCTGGTGCGAGTGGAAGGGGCAAGCGAGCTACTTCGACCTGGTGTCGGGGGATTCCGTCAGTGAGCGCGCGGCCTGGACCTACCCGAGGCCGACCCGTGGTTTCGAACCCATCGCCGGTGCGATCGCGGTGATGGCCGCCGCGGTGGACCGGTGCACGGTCAACGGCGAGACCGTGCTGCCCCAGCCGGGCGGCTTTTACGGCGGATGGATCACCAGTTGGGTCCGGGGGCCGTTCAAAGGCATCCCCGGGTCGATGGGCTGGTGA
- a CDS encoding universal stress protein — protein sequence MSAYRTVVVGTDGSDSSLRAVDRAGEIAAGSGAKVVIATAYFPQSEDHHAADVLKDEGYKTTGNAPIYAILREATDRAKAAGAKEVEEKAIVGAPVDALVDLAEQVKADLLVVGNVGLSTIAGRLLGSVPANVARRSKVDVLIVHTS from the coding sequence ATGAGCGCCTATCGGACCGTCGTGGTCGGCACGGACGGATCGGACTCGTCGTTGCGTGCGGTGGATCGTGCGGGCGAGATCGCCGCGGGGTCTGGAGCGAAAGTGGTTATCGCCACCGCATACTTCCCGCAGAGCGAGGACCATCACGCCGCCGACGTGTTGAAGGACGAGGGCTACAAAACCACCGGCAACGCGCCGATCTACGCAATCCTGCGTGAAGCCACCGACCGGGCCAAGGCCGCCGGTGCCAAAGAGGTCGAGGAGAAGGCCATCGTCGGTGCGCCCGTCGATGCGCTGGTCGACCTCGCCGAACAGGTCAAGGCCGACCTGCTGGTCGTCGGCAACGTGGGCCTGAGCACCATTGCCGGTCGCCTGCTCGGATCGGTGCCCGCCAATGTCGCGCGCCGATCCAAGGTGGACGTGCTGATCGTGCACACGTCCTGA
- a CDS encoding CsbD family protein translates to MGIADNAKNKAEDLKGQAKEKVGSATGNSDLESEGQVDQAVAAVKDHLTNAADKVKDGVEAVKDKLTGK, encoded by the coding sequence ATGGGAATCGCCGACAACGCCAAGAACAAGGCCGAGGATCTCAAGGGCCAGGCCAAGGAGAAGGTCGGTTCGGCCACCGGCAACTCCGATCTGGAGTCCGAAGGCCAGGTCGATCAGGCCGTCGCCGCGGTCAAGGACCACCTCACCAATGCCGCCGACAAGGTCAAGGATGGTGTGGAGGCCGTCAAGGACAAGCTCACCGGTAAGTGA
- a CDS encoding Asp23/Gls24 family envelope stress response protein encodes MTTAAPSREVSSAAKTESAGKELEKLASDHGVTTIADVVVSKIAGIATREVDGVYDLGGQAARVVGKLRETLPGTQNLTQGVNVEVGERQAAVDIGIVAEYGVAIHDLADGIRNNVISAVENMTGLEVTEVNITVHDVHFADDDNGEETATDAQPRVQ; translated from the coding sequence ATGACCACCGCAGCACCGTCCCGTGAGGTCAGCTCCGCAGCCAAGACGGAAAGCGCAGGCAAGGAGTTGGAGAAGCTGGCTTCCGACCATGGCGTCACCACCATCGCCGACGTCGTCGTGTCCAAGATCGCCGGTATCGCGACCCGCGAGGTCGACGGCGTCTACGACCTCGGGGGCCAGGCCGCGCGAGTGGTGGGGAAACTGCGGGAGACTTTGCCCGGCACCCAGAACCTCACTCAGGGCGTCAACGTCGAAGTCGGCGAGCGCCAGGCGGCCGTCGATATCGGCATCGTCGCCGAGTACGGGGTGGCCATCCACGATCTCGCCGACGGCATCCGCAACAACGTCATCTCCGCGGTCGAGAACATGACCGGCCTCGAGGTGACCGAGGTCAACATCACCGTGCACGACGTGCACTTCGCCGATGACGACAACGGCGAGGAGACCGCGACCGACGCGCAACCCCGCGTCCAGTGA
- a CDS encoding sigma-70 family RNA polymerase sigma factor, with the protein MDNKTGVLDSLPDETLARRAQRGDTAAFDVLVTRHASALLKFVRQTYPESGDCDDIVQETFIAAWKALPNFAFRSAFRTWLYSLASRKTIDAMRRRRPQTDLDSAPETPDFRPGPGQRAEHAAFLTALNRELAKLPYPARAAWWLREVYDLPVAEIATVLHTTEGSVRGLLQRTRKRLATTLEEFRP; encoded by the coding sequence GTGGACAACAAGACCGGAGTGCTCGACTCGCTGCCCGATGAGACGCTCGCCCGACGCGCTCAGCGGGGTGATACGGCAGCGTTCGACGTGTTGGTCACGCGCCACGCATCGGCGTTGCTGAAATTTGTCAGGCAAACGTATCCAGAGTCCGGCGACTGCGACGATATCGTGCAGGAAACCTTCATCGCCGCGTGGAAGGCGCTGCCCAACTTCGCATTCCGCTCCGCGTTCCGAACGTGGCTGTACTCCTTGGCGTCCCGCAAGACCATCGATGCGATGCGCCGCCGGCGACCGCAGACCGACCTGGACTCGGCCCCGGAGACCCCCGACTTCCGACCGGGCCCAGGCCAGCGGGCCGAACACGCCGCGTTTTTAACCGCCCTCAACCGCGAACTGGCCAAGCTTCCCTATCCCGCGCGCGCCGCCTGGTGGCTCCGGGAGGTGTACGACCTGCCGGTGGCCGAAATCGCGACAGTGCTGCATACGACCGAGGGTTCGGTCCGTGGATTGTTGCAGCGCACCCGGAAACGTCTCGCCACCACCCTGGAGGAGTTCCGACCATGA
- a CDS encoding Rv2640c family ArsR-like transcriptional regulator, which produces MPKALPTIDVSAPVCCTPVAAGPVGDDAALEIALRLKALADPVRVKLMSLLFSSSEGEVCGCDLAAAVELSESTVSHHLSQLRRAGFVESERRGMNVYHRARHESLIALCSVLDPNCCR; this is translated from the coding sequence ATGCCGAAAGCGCTGCCGACCATCGATGTCTCCGCGCCGGTCTGCTGCACGCCGGTCGCCGCCGGCCCGGTCGGAGACGATGCCGCGTTGGAGATTGCCTTGCGCCTCAAAGCGTTGGCTGATCCGGTGCGGGTCAAATTGATGTCATTGTTGTTCAGCAGCAGCGAAGGCGAGGTGTGTGGTTGCGACCTGGCGGCGGCGGTGGAGCTGTCGGAATCGACTGTCAGCCATCACCTGTCACAGCTGCGGCGGGCGGGCTTCGTCGAGTCGGAGCGGCGCGGAATGAATGTCTACCATCGCGCTCGCCACGAGTCCCTGATCGCCCTGTGTTCGGTGCTCGACCCTAACTGTTGCCGTTAG
- a CDS encoding ArsI/CadI family heavy metal resistance metalloenzyme, giving the protein MSRAQLALNVDDLDLAITFYSKLFNTSPAKVKPGYANFAVTEPSLKLVLIENPGHGGTINHLGVEVESSQAVHAEIARLTDEGMFTEEEIGTTCCFATQDKVWVTGPAGEKWEVYTVLADSDTFGTSSTALGTDGSATGTCCTADSTPASA; this is encoded by the coding sequence ATGTCCCGCGCCCAACTCGCCCTCAATGTCGATGACCTCGACCTTGCCATCACGTTCTACTCCAAGCTGTTCAACACCTCCCCGGCGAAAGTGAAACCGGGATACGCCAACTTCGCGGTCACCGAACCCTCGCTGAAACTCGTGCTCATCGAGAATCCCGGCCACGGCGGAACCATCAATCACCTCGGTGTCGAAGTCGAATCCAGCCAGGCTGTCCACGCCGAGATTGCCCGCCTGACCGACGAAGGCATGTTCACCGAAGAGGAAATCGGCACCACCTGCTGTTTCGCCACCCAGGACAAGGTCTGGGTGACCGGCCCGGCGGGTGAAAAATGGGAGGTCTACACCGTGCTGGCCGATTCCGACACGTTCGGCACCAGCTCCACAGCCCTGGGCACCGATGGCAGCGCCACGGGAACGTGCTGCACCGCTGACAGCACGCCCGCTTCGGCATGA